The genomic DNA ATAACTTTAGAAAGAGTAAAAGAtgaatgataatgatgatgacaatgacagCAAAACTGACAAAGTCAGTGGTAACCATAGTGACAGTCACTGTGGTAACAGTAATGGTAACTATAACCGTAAGGGGTAATGATAATGGAAATTTATGAAGATAATCTACATTTCATACGTTAGCCTGTAGTTAAATTGTGAGCCTTGTTATTGGAAAGAGTCTTTAACCCTCTTCAAGTCAAGAGTCTTTAACCCTCTTCAAGTCAAGAGTCTTTAACCCTCTTCAAGTCAAGAGTCTTTAACCCTCTTCAAGTCAAGAGTCTTTAACCCTCTTTGTAAAGATTCTCTGCATACTAGTGCATGGCAAAGGAAATTGGCcagaaaacttaattttttatctaaaacCCATTTAAACAATATTTCTGCCATTGCTAGCTTCATTAAAAGGGTTTCTGATTGGATTAAAATCATTGTACCTCACTGCACAGGAATTCTCGAATGGATGATCGCAAGGCTTTGCGGCCATCTCTGTGATTAGAGAAGGGTGTAAGACCTGATCCCTTCAGCTGAATTTCCCATCTTTCCCCATTAGAATTAACTATTTCACCCAGATACCTGTTCCAAAgaggataggaaaaaaaaataagttgtGACTTAAAGACCCATCTTCAACCATTAATGTTATACATGTGTCAATTGTAACTAAAAGACCCATCTTCAACTATCAATGGTGTACATGTGAATGTCAATTGAGTTTGGTTTGATACAAACAAATCATGGggaatgttttctgttttgaatgtttttcgATCATGTTAGCCATTAACATGCTGGGAatagaaagagagagaagagaggATTGCAAAAACTAGGAAGAAGAAGGAGAGGTCTCAGGGTGCAAAGAACTCCCTCTCAAGGTCCACTtgtcatatattttttttaaatcctgtacaccctaacattagtattcATGTTATCCACACTAATCTCTGTAAATTTCCTGCGGTAATggaaaaaggagaatttgtttgacagtcaggagcttcttaaattggtgattatCTCCAAATCCTCATTATCTTTGCATCTGATTCATGGGGATGCTACCCGGGTAAGGcgaaattagaagccagtcactctcaaGTCGGTTAAAGGGTTATGTGGTTACCCGGTAAAAAGTTGACTTCACCGACGAAAAACGAGCATCCAAAAAACGAGAGATTGGTCTACCATATGATGAGTGAAAATCATGTCCCTGCCACTTACATCGCAGCTCCATCTCCAAGCTGACCGGAGAAATACCCCTGCTGATGTCCGCAATAACAGTGAGCTGCAGTCTGACTTCCGGGAAGGATTTTTTCTCCACTCATATACTGCACAAAGTCTGGCCTTGTCACCTCAGATGGCGGTAGATCAAGGAGGGACAAAGCCTCCTGTGAGTAAGCTACGAGGGTTGGATTGTTTACTTTTGTCGGTTTCACAAGAGTGAAGCATGCATCTTTGACCTGTCTTATAACATTTTGTGTTTCCTTGTCGATCGGCAAGGAATGAAGAGCTAGGTTGTCAAAGTTCAAGGTCTCTAAAGTTGCCATGGTGTTGGTCGACGTTCGGAATGACCAAAGTAAAGAAGTCCGGAACAGAGGGACAAAGTGACGAATAGATTTCAGTCTCATCGGAGAAGACAAACTGCCATCTTGGCCGAGGAAACGAATGGACTGGGGAAAGTAATGTTTGGTCTGAGGGATGAAGACAGATTCTGGAACGAGGTTTGTAAGAAACCATTCATCAACAGGGGGAAGTGAGACTCTTGGAGGAAAACATTTTGTCTTAGATGGACAAGTTAAAACATCTTTGGCAAACTTTTGAGACTTCACAGCACAATAACCCCACCTTCACCCCCTCTCCCCAAGAAAAAGGGGGAGCCTCAATTCATGGCTACCAAATAGACAGAACAGATGTGTTGGTGGAGGGGTGTGGATGGGTATTCAAATATTCTTAAATTCTATTGCAGAGTAACCTCTACACAGTTATGTTGACTCTTTTTTTCTGCCAgagacaaagaaatgtttaccCTGCGCACAAGGAAATCCTGGTCAGAAGTAACTGAACACTTCTGCCACCTAAACAGGGTGTGATTGTTCAAGAGGTGATTAGCTCCTATCCTGGATTATGCCAAACCtgctttctgtttcttttataAAGGCATAGGTCACAACTAAAATTTTGTGGCATTTAATCTAAGTACTTTAATTGTTGAAAAAATGGAGCTCAgacagaaaaaatcaaaagtaatTATCCTTCttaacaaaaccacaaaacaaagtaataaattatAATCATACTCTCTTGATGACAGAGAAAGTAAGTAACATCACACAAATAAGAGCTTAAGAGTGCTTTTTCCATTGttcttgtttatttgattttcttggatAAAAAAGATAAGAATTAACTCAAACCAGTTATACCCTTTTCTTCCTCCAAAGAGTACGATTTATACCAGTCTGGCCTTTTGGTTTCCTATTGAGCCATCGATTTCTACCTGCTTTACCAATGACTCGATTTTCATGGTCAATATTGGAAACTCTCCCTAAAGTGGCCAGGCAATCAAGAGGAATGTCCTTCTCCTGTTTTGAAGGTAGTCGCAACCTTGCTGTAGTCTCAGTTTTATTGAGAATCTGGGCACATGTACCAGCAGCGCGTACAAGCTGGGCACCTTTTCCGGGCTGAAGCTCGACATTGTACACTACTGTGCCAATAGGAAGATGAGCAAGTGGGTAGGCATCCCCAGGTTTCAGTCTGGCGATAGATTGCGGCTTCCCTCGGAAAGCTGTGATAACATCTCCAACTTTCATCTCATGTGGTGCAGTGATGATTTTCATTCTATTGCTTCCATCTCCTGCCACGAGTGCAATACGACCAGAGCGACAAGGGTCGTAGCCTATATGAAGGACTTTGTCTCGAATCGGCTTAggttcttcattttcttgtggCACAGGAGCTCTTACAAAGTCCACGATACGGAATGTCTGTGGATGCCCTCCTCCCTTATGTCGTATGGCGATACGCCCAGTTTCAGGGTCTCGTCCTGACTTCTTATGGTTACGTTTCACACTCCCGTCCTTGAGATAAGCTGGCACGGGAATGTTTGGCATACTTCGAGGTACCCTGATGAAATAATACTGAGTCTTGCCTTCCGCTATCATGCTTGTTGAAAAGGCACGGAGAAGCAAACTCGAGAAGGGTGAAACATTGCGCATTGAGTTCGTTGTGGTATGGCGAAAGACCGATGTACTAAGTTTTGCTACGGTAAGAAGCTCATTCCATGCCatattttatgaaaacaaaactagcGATCGGAGATGGAGGAATCacaagtctgaaaaaaaaaatttacagctgTATTTACAAAAGAAGAAATCGAAGTgatgaaaaaactttgaaagttaGATTAATCTTTACTCTAACGGTGACAAGATTTAATAATCATCATAAAACTACAGATATGTATCTCACCAGGTCAGCATCTTCAActttcaagatggcggaggcTTTAGCACACGAGATCTCATTTGACACGACATCATAACCAATTTTATGCGGGTGCCGCTGACAAAAAGAGCCGTAGGTACTTGTCTGATCTCAATACCCGTATGAATCGCAAAGGtcgccatctttgaaaatccTGTGTGTGTTGTTGTTGATTTCCAGTGGGTTATAACACATATTGCAAATCGATCTCCTGggtaaaacatatttttgctTCTAAGTTTTATTATATCAAGGATGACGAGTTAATCTTGTCGCAAGTTTTGATATGGTTATGGGCTAGATAGCCTTATTTTCGCGTACAGATTGAGTATGTTCATCCGCAGAAAATTAACAGCTATATTTGATTGGTTATGCATCAGTTTCGGTTTATATTCTGTAGATTCTGCAGAATGTGGAGGCTTACTTTGTCAAAGGCGGCCAGAATTAAGCCGCTGCAAGGGTTGACACCTTCTTTGCAAGTTGCGGGTGAGTTATTTCTGGAAATCTGTATTGAAGTCACTCCATGATG from Pocillopora verrucosa isolate sample1 chromosome 10, ASM3666991v2, whole genome shotgun sequence includes the following:
- the LOC131776127 gene encoding large ribosomal subunit protein uL2m-like, with the protein product MAWNELLTVAKLSTSVFRHTTTNSMRNVSPFSSLLLRAFSTSMIAEGKTQYYFIRVPRSMPNIPVPAYLKDGSVKRNHKKSGRDPETGRIAIRHKGGGHPQTFRIVDFVRAPVPQENEEPKPIRDKVLHIGYDPCRSGRIALVAGDGSNRMKIITAPHEMKVGDVITAFRGKPQSIARLKPGDAYPLAHLPIGTVVYNVELQPGKGAQLVRAAGTCAQILNKTETTARLRLPSKQEKDIPLDCLATLGRVSNIDHENRVIGKAGRNRWLNRKPKGQTGINRTLWRKKRV